A genomic stretch from Flavobacterium humidisoli includes:
- a CDS encoding PKD domain-containing protein — translation MKKTLLLFLLTVITSCYQETAIVIEGEFTTSYVDQDESIPVIIKIDNKITGADTYEWTFEGGNPSVSNSKNPGEILYSKQGTYTIKVTAKNVDGESREFTQTVVIKEGINIEFTHEIVKSNYSPVEVILKNATIGEGLTFNWEFQDGSPASFSGKTPPNVVFTTPGEHLITLTVSNGFESEKQTKTITVAPYLISLFTYEPKFEDDDYEAPVTINFTNKSVSATHYKWTFEGGNPAVSTEENPTAVFSNAGAHEVTLEAFNDKTSQIFKSTITVLPDTNLRTFTNIKLGINAAHNGNNIGAMFSTVTREVYKANEINDENSALIDIVFQGLNSNFTYNRFISPDQANNYGFLALKNAQSTIFVNSQNLCNCGLNFTEAQFDNMVNDTPIKALNISYSAGGAQEFGFTYPRIILFKTQDGRKGAIKIKEMVKNGASSYILCDIKVQKQ, via the coding sequence ATGAAAAAAACTTTACTCTTATTCTTACTTACTGTTATTACTTCTTGTTATCAGGAAACTGCTATAGTCATAGAAGGTGAGTTCACGACTTCGTATGTTGATCAGGATGAATCTATACCCGTTATTATTAAAATTGATAATAAAATAACGGGTGCAGATACGTATGAATGGACATTTGAGGGCGGAAATCCTTCTGTTTCAAATTCTAAAAATCCGGGCGAGATTTTATACAGCAAGCAGGGGACTTATACCATTAAAGTAACAGCAAAAAATGTAGATGGTGAGAGTCGAGAATTTACTCAAACTGTTGTAATAAAAGAGGGGATTAATATTGAGTTTACACATGAAATTGTAAAAAGCAATTATTCTCCTGTTGAGGTAATTTTAAAGAATGCTACTATTGGAGAAGGCTTGACTTTTAATTGGGAATTTCAAGACGGTTCGCCAGCTTCTTTTTCAGGAAAAACACCTCCAAATGTTGTATTTACAACTCCGGGAGAACACCTGATAACCTTGACCGTGTCAAATGGTTTTGAATCTGAAAAACAGACAAAAACTATTACGGTTGCTCCGTACTTGATAAGTTTGTTTACCTATGAGCCAAAGTTTGAAGATGATGATTATGAAGCTCCTGTAACAATTAATTTTACGAACAAATCTGTCAGCGCAACCCATTACAAATGGACATTTGAAGGTGGAAATCCAGCTGTTTCTACAGAAGAGAATCCAACTGCTGTTTTTTCAAATGCAGGCGCTCATGAAGTGACTTTAGAAGCTTTTAATGATAAAACAAGTCAGATTTTCAAATCGACTATTACAGTTCTGCCCGATACAAATCTGCGAACATTTACTAATATAAAATTAGGAATTAACGCAGCGCATAACGGCAATAATATTGGTGCAATGTTCTCGACAGTTACACGTGAAGTTTATAAAGCAAACGAAATTAACGATGAGAATAGCGCTTTAATAGATATTGTATTTCAAGGTCTAAACAGCAATTTTACATACAACAGATTCATCTCTCCAGATCAGGCCAATAACTATGGATTTTTAGCCTTAAAAAATGCGCAAAGCACCATTTTTGTAAATTCTCAAAACTTGTGTAATTGTGGTTTAAATTTTACCGAAGCACAGTTTGACAACATGGTAAATGACACGCCTATAAAAGCATTAAACATAAGTTATAGTGCTGGAGGCGCACAGGAATTTGGTTTTACCTATCCGAGAATTATTTTATTTAAAACACAAGACGGCAGAAAAGGCGCCATTAAAATAAAAGAAATGGTAAAGAACGGTGCAAGTTCTTATATTTTATGCGACATAAAAGTTCAAAAACAATAA
- a CDS encoding IPT/TIG domain-containing protein, translating into MKKTVLLAAVLQLFMVLGSCSSDSDSTSTPEPPVVVIKAAKVTSYSKNFGEVGETITIFGENFSDKISDIKIAFDGVSATVVSSTATEIVFKLPSTEKLVPQLSLTIENRTITNEVKNAYQGNIGVLPKSSTTDWFTMDNVQKNENKVYSVQVVSDKIMYYSMADYGGSGVYRTLDGGITFVEWGRTGFSGAFSATKNDEGWADTAFGIQKVPVGGSPKMDFISATTNGIYYSVYVDDDMKKGTIITSGGDVYITADGVEFSQVYDAHLSDKGFDPGSISKSDEVDNDHIWAIGTKKVESINYPYILFKNNETDGWKEHYFASEPNTVAAEVSFADKANGYVLINNSTIYKTTDGGDSWTKIYSGEKFTKLVFKDANTGWAVLENKIYKTVDGAKTWTLDYTNTQAIKSIGYKNNIIWAISIDKIIKRYL; encoded by the coding sequence ATGAAAAAAACAGTCTTATTAGCCGCAGTATTGCAACTTTTTATGGTACTAGGTAGCTGTAGCTCGGATTCAGATAGCACTTCAACTCCAGAACCGCCAGTTGTTGTAATAAAAGCAGCAAAAGTAACATCCTACTCTAAAAACTTTGGAGAAGTTGGAGAAACCATTACAATCTTTGGTGAAAATTTTTCAGATAAGATAAGTGATATTAAAATTGCCTTTGACGGCGTTTCTGCGACAGTTGTTTCATCAACAGCTACTGAGATTGTATTCAAATTGCCGTCAACTGAAAAACTAGTTCCACAATTGTCTTTAACAATTGAGAATAGAACCATTACGAATGAAGTTAAGAATGCTTATCAAGGAAATATAGGCGTTTTACCTAAATCATCTACTACTGATTGGTTTACAATGGACAACGTTCAGAAAAATGAAAATAAAGTCTATAGTGTTCAAGTAGTTAGTGATAAAATAATGTACTATTCTATGGCAGATTATGGAGGAAGCGGAGTTTATAGAACACTTGACGGAGGTATTACTTTTGTAGAATGGGGAAGAACTGGTTTTTCTGGAGCTTTTTCTGCTACAAAAAATGACGAGGGCTGGGCAGACACAGCATTTGGAATCCAAAAGGTACCTGTTGGAGGTTCTCCGAAAATGGATTTTATCAGCGCAACAACAAATGGTATTTATTACTCTGTTTATGTTGATGATGATATGAAAAAAGGAACTATTATTACTTCAGGCGGAGATGTTTATATCACGGCTGATGGAGTTGAGTTTTCACAAGTCTATGATGCTCATTTAAGTGATAAAGGTTTCGATCCAGGATCTATAAGCAAATCTGATGAAGTTGACAACGATCATATTTGGGCTATTGGAACCAAAAAAGTAGAAAGCATAAATTACCCTTACATCTTATTTAAAAATAATGAAACTGACGGTTGGAAGGAACATTATTTTGCAAGTGAACCAAATACTGTAGCAGCAGAAGTCTCTTTTGCAGATAAGGCAAATGGTTATGTTTTAATTAATAATTCAACCATTTACAAAACTACAGATGGCGGCGATTCTTGGACTAAAATTTATAGTGGAGAGAAATTCACAAAGTTGGTATTTAAAGATGCTAATACCGGTTGGGCAGTTTTAGAGAACAAAATTTACAAAACAGTAGATGGAGCCAAAACATGGACACTTGATTACACAAATACTCAAGCTATAAAATCAATTGGCTATAAAAACAATATTATTTGGGCTATTTCTATAGATAAGATTATCAAGCGTTACTTATAA